The Hypanus sabinus isolate sHypSab1 chromosome 19, sHypSab1.hap1, whole genome shotgun sequence genomic sequence TGTTATCCTGGAAAATTGGCTGCTTCTTAAATCAGAACAACGTGCCGAATATCAGCAGTGTGGAGGTCCCTGCTAAAGAGGGCACTATGTCAGCCCATCTCGGGTATCCTGTGGTAGGGTGGCACATTGCCAACAAGAAGCTGCAAGTGCCAAAGAGAATACGGAGGCAGATTAATCCCACGCCAACACCCATCATTGTGGCCCTGCCACCAACAACCGCTGTTAAAGAACCTCCCAGCCGTATAGTCCCTACGCCCACCTCTCCCGTTATTGCACCCACCACTGACAGAGTGGCCCCACCCATCAGAAAGCCATTGATAAGCAGACCCATCAAGACTGTGAGACCAAAGGATACAATTACCCACACACCCACGCTGGGTCCAGTGCAACCAACAAGGGCGCAGGAGAAATCGAGTACAACGGTGCCTGGTCAGATCGAGCCCACCGCCACGAGGCCAGGTTACGTGGAGCCCACTGCTGTGCCGTTCCCACGCACAACCAAGAAGCCTCGGGTCACCACTTTGAAGCCACAGGTCACAACCCCAACCACCATGACGGCAAGCACCAGGAAAACGAAGGTGCGGACCAAAGCGCCCCGTGTCACTGCCAGGCCGTCCACCACCAAGCTGCAAACTACCTCACCGCCCACCAGGCGCACAACCAGCCCCGACCACGTCACCAGGCCCGGCCGGGTGACTATCCCTGATAACCGGCCGCCCAAGCGCATGAATCACATTGACCGTGTGGACTCATGGGTTGGTACCTACTTCGAGGTTAAGATCCCATCCGACACTTTCTTTGATTACGAGGATGGCACCACTGATCAGCTGCAGCTGACCCTCAAACTCAAGGAGCAGCAGCCCCTGAGTGAGAGCTCGTGGGTGAAGTTCAACAGCACCAGCCAGTTACTCTATGGCTTACCGGACTCTGACCACGAGGGAAAGCACGAGTACTTCATGCACGCTGCAGACAAGGGTGGCCTGACCGCTGTGGACGCCTTCGAGGTCCACGTGCACAGCCGGCCTCATGGTGGCAAGTCCAGCGTCAAATTTGCTGCCCGTTTCCACGGCGATCACCGCAAGGTGACCAACGATGTCAACAAGAAGATCCAATTGATCAAGAAGCTGGCCTATGCTTTCAACGATCGCAACAGCAGCAGCGTGACCTTGCACAGCATCTCCAAGGGCTCCATTGTGGTGGAGTGGACAAACAACACTCTGCCACTGGAACCCTGCCCAGAGGAGCAGATCCGCTCACTCAGCAGCCGTGTGGCAGATGACGCTGGCAACCCGACTCAGATCTTTGTGAGCGCCATGGCACCAGAGTTCTCACCCTTGAATGTCTCTGTGACGGGGACAGGGAGCTGCAAGAACATCCAGTTTGTTCCAGTGGTCCAGTACAAGGCAATCCCACTGGAGCCCACCGTGGCTGTTGCTCCAGGTGAAGCACCGTCCAGGACCAGCAACGATGATGTGTACCTACATACTGTCATCCCCGCAGTGGTGGTAGCCGCCATCCTCCTCATCGCTGGCATCATCGCTATGATCTGCTACCGTAAGAAGCGGAAAGGCAAGCTCACCATTGAGGACCAAGCCACCTTCATCAAAAAGGGCGTTCCCATCATCTTTGCCGATGAACTCGATGACTCCAAGCCCCCTCCTTCATCGAGCGTGCCACTCATCCTCCAGGAAGAAAAGCCCCCTCTTCCTCCTCCAGAGTACCCCAGCCAGTCTGGCCATGAGGCTATCCCTCTGGGCCAGGATTTGATTGGTGAATATACACCTCTGAGAGAAGAGGACCCTAATGCACCTCCCTACCAGCCTCCACCACCCTTCACAGCACCAATGGAAGGGAAAGGCTGCCGTCCAAAGAACATGACCCCTTACAGATCCCCACCTCCCTATGTCCCACCCTAATGTTTCAGGGACCGCGGGTTCCaggttctcccccccaccccccccacctccccatcccATGCATCTTCCCACCCCCATATCCCTATGcttttcccttcccctctccaacccacctctCCTCCACTCAGTGTTGTCTGTAGGAATGGAAGCCTGCtgcattttttaattttttcGAGCACTGGGTCTGTTGGTTCGGAAGCAAAGAATTGCTGGAGTTTCACTGCAGCACCTAACGCTGTTGATCTCCCTGGCTTGGCGGATGATCTCCaccagtcagcattgtttccttgatCTCCTATGTACCTTGTAACTGCAGGCTTCAGAACATTTGTTTTAAAATGCTAAAGAGACCACGGGCAGCACTGGGGATGTTTGATACAGTTTGCCTTTAACACTAATTGTACTGTTTTCTATTCACACGTGTCTAGCAACAGAAGTATAACAAAATGGTAGCCTAATGTAAATGTCAGAGACTGTACTGAAATCAGTTTGTTTTACATTTAATCCACTGTACCTAAACTTATACTTCTAGTTTGGCCATGTTGATTGTTTTAAGATACAACTTTACTCTGCTCTGGCTTTTGGGACACCTTGTTAACCTTGGTTCTACTCGTCATCATTTCTTGCTGTCAGGCCTTTGTTTACGGTTCTCTAACACCTTCCCTTTGCCTGCCATCAGTTCTTTAGTGCATCTAGTGCTGAATGCTCCTGCAAAGCTACCTGGCACCCTGCACAGCAACACTGTTCATCTTTTGCGTTGTACGCTCAAATTTGGTATGTCCTTCATCTTCTGCCTCCTCACATCCTTGCATGTCTCCTATCTCCCTGACCTCTTCCTTCATTTCTCATTTGCAACACATTTCATGCTCTGCTctgtctctcttctctctctctctcccccgctcgCGCACTCTCcccgcccccccctcccccccgcttGCGCACGCTCTCTGATCTGTGCAGTTCGTATAAATTTGCCCATTTGTCGAGTCCTGCTACTCCTATCAGCTGCTTGGCTGCAGACAGACAGGGGTCTTATGATAGATTATATTCTAGTCAGCCAGAAATGATTAAAATAAAAAAATTCAATCTAATTTTTTTACTAAATTTTTGATACAGCCTCAATCCTTTTATTAAAAGCATACTGCAATTTGTAAACGCTTGGCTTCTTAGGAATTATTAAAATGAAATtggttttgatttttttcttcttgcTCTCTATCTATCTTTTTTCATAGATCACCTTATAAATTTTAATTTagaaggtttttaaaaaaaagaaattactgcttttatttttaaagatgATTATTCTCACAGGATATCATATAGGTGTGATGCCTACCATATTTTACTGGACTGAACTACAAAGAGATGGTATTTGAAACTTGGACTCAAAAAAACCATTGCAATAATTGTGTGCTACACTGGCTTGGGTGGTCCGACTTTAGGACTGGCTTAATGTGCACACCATGGGATCTTGAAGCCATAATAGAACATGGCGCGCATGCCCCACATGAGCGCTTGGATCTGCATTGGCCAGAAAGATCTGATTCATCCATTGTCACGGTGATTGGTGGGCAAATCAAAACAGAATAATGCATTGTTAGCAATTTTACTTTTTACAGTTATTAGTGAACATTTTATTTATGCCACTAGGCACTGTATGTTGGAAGTCTTGTATTAAAATGTGTTTTCACCAAACTGATTTATATTTCTGTTTCTTGTAAGGAATGGTGCAATCAGGGACCCTTCTGCCTAAAGTAGAACTTTAATCTAGACTAGTGGGATAAAATAACAGGTTCAGTTACCGTGCTTGTTGCCTTCGCTGTGTTAGCCGTTGAGTTAGGCAAGACTTGCAGTGAAGTCTATTTTAGCGATTAAAACTTAGTCCATTTAAAGAAACTAAATAAGGCAGATCTCATAAATTGTACAATACAGAATCACTAAGATAAATCTGGGTTATTTCTCCAGCAAATGCAATGGATGAAAGAATTTGCACTGTAAAAACGATGTTTGATGTCAGTACCAGTCACCTAAAGCAATGCTAATTTCATGTGTGATTAACAGAGCAATTATGCAGTTGTCTTTACTTGGGTAGAGGCTGGAGGTGCAGCAATATGCTGTCTAATGATGTCATCTGAATCCAAAGAAAACTACATTCagttgtctcccacaccatcaccaactttATTGCCTCTGGGGATTTCCCATCCACCGCCACCAACTTCATAGTTCCCACAACCcgcacctcccgtttctacctcctacacaaaacccacaaacctgcttgtccagggAGACctgttgtttcagcttgttcctgccccactcaACTCCTATAGTCatacctcgactctgttttatccctcctagttcagtcccttcctaccttaATCCGTGACACCTCACaaactcttgatcttttcaaggatttcaagttccctggcccccatcatatTTTTACTCTGGATGCCCagtccatcccccaccaggaaggaaaggcctcaaagctccctgtttctttctggacaccagacctaacTAGTTCGCctgcaccaccactctcctccgcctAGCGGAACTTCTCCTCACACTAAATAGTTATTTTGCCCTTTAGCTCCTTCCACTtctttcaaacaaaaggtgtagccacaagcacccgcatgggtcccagctatgcctgcctgtttgacGGCTACGTGGAactgtccatgttccaagcctacactggtgaccatccCGCACTTTTCCTATGCTGCATCggcgactgcattggtgctgcttcctgcacttgTGCTGAACTCGTCTACTTCATCCATTTtacctccaactttcaccttgCCCCCAggttcacctggtccatttccaatacCTCCCTTccatttctcaatctcactgtctgtATCTCCAGAGACAGCTTTTCCATCGATGTCtattacaaaaccacagactcaCAGCTACCTTGGCTAGACGTcatcccaccctgctacttgtaaaaacaccatcgcCTTTtatcaattcctctgtctcctccacatctgctctcaggatgaggcctttcattctagaatgaaggagctgtcctttttcaaagaaaagggcttcccttcctccaccatcaacactaccctcaaccgcatctcttccattgcATGCTCTttccccatccgcccaccaccctaTCAGTATTGGGATCCTCTTtcttcacctgccaccccaccagcctccgcgtccagcacataattctctgactGGATTCCAGCACCAAGCATAcctttcactccccccccccccccccccaactgatctccctcctggcacttattcttgcaagcggaacaagtgctacaccttccccTATACAACCTCCCttgctaccatccagggccctaaacagcctttttttcccccaatctttttattattattgataatatgaacaaaatacaattgatatataggtaatgggattacaaacatacacatttccattgcgcatgaaagaatacataagcaatgattacagtataaatgagtataataaaatcatgaatgatacagtgtatatatatgaacaaggtaaatctgggtatatcataatatataatataaaaaaacagaaaaaagaagaaaaaatattatgcaaaaaaaactaaactaataaTCTAATttttaataaagaaaaaaaaagcaaaaaaagaaaaggagaaagaaaaactggaaaaagaaaaaaaagggctgtttataatatctcacaagaatacataatcatcagtgtcgtcaactccgatcctctcaacatatataaaattaaagctggaaaatcaaataggcttgaaacagggtcatattacatcatatgaaaatattgaataaatggtctccatatcttttcaaatttaatagaagtatcatatacaccacttctaattttttctaaatttaaacataacatagtttgagaaaaccaatgaaatacagtgggaggattaatttccttccaattcagcaaaatagatcttctagccattagagtaagaaacgcaatcattcgacaggcggaagaagataaatgaagtgagtccatcattggtaaaccaaaaattgcggtaataggatggggttgtaaatcaatgttcaataccgcagagataatatcaaaaatatctttccaatattttttcaaaagcggacatgaccagaacatatgagttaaagacactacttcagattgacatctatcacaaataggatttatataagaataaaaatgagctaatttatccttggacatatgggccctatgtacgaccttaaactgtattaatgaatgtttggcacattgatgtattaactaattgaagaattctatcccaattctcaataggaataataagattaagctctctttcccaatcattttttgtcttataatggggctctgaatgtatcttcataattatattataaagttttgatataagccctttttgaaaagggtttaattcaaacaaactctccaaaatatctgaagacacaaaatttggaaaagtaggaagtacagtatttaaaaaatgcctaatctgtaaatatctaaaaaaatgaaatctaggcaaattatatttattagataattgctcaaaagacataaaacagttgtccaaaaataaatcagaaaatcgtagtaatccctcagtcttccaagccgaataagcttggtctataattgaagggtggaaaaaacaattagatacaataggaatatttaaaacaaactgagtcaacccaaaaaatttccgaaattgaaaccatatacgtaaagtatgtttaactattgggttgtcaattcgtttcggcaatttagaaagagcaaaagggagagaagtccctaaaatagaacccagtgcatAACCTggtaccaatttaatttccaaactcacccaatgagggctaaaagatccatcccagtctttcaaccaacataacaaatatctaatattaactgtccaataataaaatctgaaattaggtaatgctaacccaccttccttctttgccttct encodes the following:
- the dag1 gene encoding dystroglycan isoform X1 yields the protein MRGGGGIWIRFLRVIDSGRGGPVRQRAEVIGCQRLPAGGRRLSWAAAADGAVAAASGMDVVAGWEALPALGYRPAAAGARSARCGAVQVTESGRETLPSWLHWDAVSHSLHGLPLDTDRGVHYISAIAMEPAANGTLVPFAEDVFSVEVLPDDPLDSTPLTVSSQLVNEVTPMICAQEEPLTILTVILDADLTKMTAKQRIELLDRMRKFAEVGLNQMKLVPVVNNRLFDMSAFMAGPGNAKKVVENGALLSWKIGCFLNQNNVPNISSVEVPAKEGTMSAHLGYPVVGWHIANKKLQVPKRIRRQINPTPTPIIVALPPTTAVKEPPSRIVPTPTSPVIAPTTDRVAPPIRKPLISRPIKTVRPKDTITHTPTLGPVQPTRAQEKSSTTVPGQIEPTATRPGYVEPTAVPFPRTTKKPRVTTLKPQVTTPTTMTASTRKTKVRTKAPRVTARPSTTKLQTTSPPTRRTTSPDHVTRPGRVTIPDNRPPKRMNHIDRVDSWVGTYFEVKIPSDTFFDYEDGTTDQLQLTLKLKEQQPLSESSWVKFNSTSQLLYGLPDSDHEGKHEYFMHAADKGGLTAVDAFEVHVHSRPHGGKSSVKFAARFHGDHRKVTNDVNKKIQLIKKLAYAFNDRNSSSVTLHSISKGSIVVEWTNNTLPLEPCPEEQIRSLSSRVADDAGNPTQIFVSAMAPEFSPLNVSVTGTGSCKNIQFVPVVQYKAIPLEPTVAVAPGEAPSRTSNDDVYLHTVIPAVVVAAILLIAGIIAMICYRKKRKGKLTIEDQATFIKKGVPIIFADELDDSKPPPSSSVPLILQEEKPPLPPPEYPSQSGHEAIPLGQDLIGEYTPLREEDPNAPPYQPPPPFTAPMEGKGCRPKNMTPYRSPPPYVPP
- the dag1 gene encoding dystroglycan isoform X2 codes for the protein MFLLHGLGRTLLILELLETMALAHWQNEPLQIIRDLDSQIEASMHSVLSQDTPAASFSVPDGSAYISRAFTMRIPTDALPAHAVLKVTESGRETLPSWLHWDAVSHSLHGLPLDTDRGVHYISAIAMEPAANGTLVPFAEDVFSVEVLPDDPLDSTPLTVSSQLVNEVTPMICAQEEPLTILTVILDADLTKMTAKQRIELLDRMRKFAEVGLNQMKLVPVVNNRLFDMSAFMAGPGNAKKVVENGALLSWKIGCFLNQNNVPNISSVEVPAKEGTMSAHLGYPVVGWHIANKKLQVPKRIRRQINPTPTPIIVALPPTTAVKEPPSRIVPTPTSPVIAPTTDRVAPPIRKPLISRPIKTVRPKDTITHTPTLGPVQPTRAQEKSSTTVPGQIEPTATRPGYVEPTAVPFPRTTKKPRVTTLKPQVTTPTTMTASTRKTKVRTKAPRVTARPSTTKLQTTSPPTRRTTSPDHVTRPGRVTIPDNRPPKRMNHIDRVDSWVGTYFEVKIPSDTFFDYEDGTTDQLQLTLKLKEQQPLSESSWVKFNSTSQLLYGLPDSDHEGKHEYFMHAADKGGLTAVDAFEVHVHSRPHGGKSSVKFAARFHGDHRKVTNDVNKKIQLIKKLAYAFNDRNSSSVTLHSISKGSIVVEWTNNTLPLEPCPEEQIRSLSSRVADDAGNPTQIFVSAMAPEFSPLNVSVTGTGSCKNIQFVPVVQYKAIPLEPTVAVAPGEAPSRTSNDDVYLHTVIPAVVVAAILLIAGIIAMICYRKKRKGKLTIEDQATFIKKGVPIIFADELDDSKPPPSSSVPLILQEEKPPLPPPEYPSQSGHEAIPLGQDLIGEYTPLREEDPNAPPYQPPPPFTAPMEGKGCRPKNMTPYRSPPPYVPP